In Fusobacterium nucleatum, the genomic stretch TGGATTGAAAATATCTAATATCACTTATTTGAATTTTAGAAATTTAGAAAATAGTTCAATAGACTTGTCTGATAAAATAAATATTTTCTATGGTAAAAATGCACAGGGGAAAACAAGTCTATTGGAGGCAATTTATTACAGTTCCACAGGCATAAGTTTTAAGACAAAGAAAACTTCAGAGATGATAAAATATAATTTTGATGAATTTATATCTTCAATTTCATATCAAGATTATATTGCAAATAATAAGATTTCTGTTAGATTTAAAAATATAACTGGTGCAAAAAAAGAATTTTTCTTTAATAAAAAAAGAATTAGTCAAACAGATTTCTATGGGAAAATAAATATTATTGCTTATATACCTGAGGATATAATACTTATCAATGGTTCTCCTAAACATAGAAGGGATTTTTTTGATATTGAGATTTCTCAAATAGATAAAGAGTATTTAACTAATCTTAAAAACTATGATAAATTATTAAAAATTAGAAATAAATATTTAAAAGAGAATAAGAGAAATAGCGAAGAATTTGCTATCTATGAAAAGGAATTTATCAAATATGCTTCCCGTATAATCTTTACTAGGATAGAGTATGTTAAAAGTCTTTCAATTATACTGAATTTACAGTATAGAAAGCTTTTTAATATAAAACAGGAATTAAATTTAAAATATGAAACTACCTTAGATAAAATTCAAAAAGTAACTGTTGAAATGATACAAGAAAGCCTAAAAAAAGAAATTTTACAGAAGAAATACCAAGAAGATAGATATAAATTTTCCCTTGTAGGACCACATAAAGATGATTATAAATTTCTTTTAAATGGACATGAAGCTAAGATTTCTGCTTCACAGGGTGAAAAAAAATCTATAATATTTTCTTTAAAACTTTCAGAAATTGAAATAATAAAGAAAAATAGGAAAGAAAATCCAGTTGTTATTATTGATGATATAACATCATATTTTGATGAAGACAGAAGAAAATCAATATTAGATTTTTTCAATAAAAGAGATATACAGGTTTTAATAAGTTCAACTGATAAATTGGATATAGAGGCTAAGAATTTCTATGTTGAAAAAGGAATTATAGAAGATGAAAGTAATATCAATAAGTGAGATAGCAACATTTAAAATTTCAAATGATGATAGAATAAAACTTATGATTTTAAAAGAAAAATGGAAAGAATTATTTTTAGAATTATCTCAAAATAGTTCTGTTATTGATTTTAAAGAAAATACTATTTATATAAAAGGTTATAATTCTGTTGTAAAACACTATATTTTTGCAAATAAGATAAAATTAATAGAGAAAATATTAGAAAATTTAAAAATAAGGTTTGAAATAAGTGATATAAAGGTAAAATAATTGGAGGATATTATGAGTTATGAGGCACAGAATATAACAGTTCTGGAAGGATTGGAAGCTGTTAGGAAAAGACCAGGAATGTATATAGGAACAACATCAGAAAGGGGTTTACACCATTTGGTATGGGAAATAGTAGATAACTCTGTTGATGAGGCTTTGGCTGGATATTGTGATAAGATAGAAGTAAAAATTCTTCCAGAGAATATTATTGAAGTTGTTGATAATGGGAGAGGAATTCCTACTGATATACATCCTAAATATGGAAAATCTGCATTAGAAATAGTTTTGACAGTTCTACATGCTGGTGGAAAATTTGAAAATGATAACTACAAGGTTTCAGGAGGACTACATGGAGTTGGAGTTTCTGTTGTTAATGCTCTCTCTGAATGGCTTGAAGTAGAAGTTAGAAAAAATGGAACTGTACATTATCAAAAATATCGTAGAGGAAAACCAGAAGAAGATGTTAAAATTATTGGTACTTGTGATGAAAATGAACATGGTACAATAGTGAGATTTAAAGCAGATACAGAAATTTTTGAAACATTGATATATAATTATTTTACTCTTTCAAATAGATTAAAAGAGTTAGCTTACTTAAATAGAGGTTTAACTATAATTCTTTCAGATTTAAGAAAAGATGAAAAAAAAGAAGAAATTTATAAATTTGATGGTGGAATTTTAGACTTCTTAAATGAGATAGTAAAAGAGGATACAACAATTATAGAAAAACCATTTTATGTTTCATCTGAACAAGATAATGTTGGAGTAGATGTAACATTTACTTATACAACTTCACAAAATGAAGTAATTTATTCTTTTGTTAATAATATCAATACTCATGAAGGTGGAACACATGTTCAAGGTTTTAGAACTGCACTTACGAAAGTTATAAACGATGTAGGAAAAGCACAAGGTTTACTTAAAGATAAAGATGGTAAACTTATGGGAAATGATATAAGAGAAGGAGTTGTAGGAATAGTATCTACAAAGATACCTCAACCACAATTTGAAGGGCAAACTAAGGGTAAACTTGGAAACTCAGAAGTATCTGGAATTGTAAATACTATTGTCTCAAATAGTTTAAAAATATTTTTAGAAGATAATCCTAATATAACAAAGATTATAATTGAAAAGATATTAAATTCTAAAAAAGCAAGGGAAGCTGCACAAAAAGCAAGAGAGTTAGTTCTAAGAAAATCTGTTTTAGAAGTTGGTTCTCTTCCAGGAAAGTTAGCAGATTGTACTTCTAAGAAAGCAGAAGAATGTGAAATTTTCATAGTTGAAGGGGATTCAGCTGGTGGTTCTGCAAAACAAGGTAGAGATAGATATAATCAAGCTATATTACCACTTAGAGGTAAAATTATAAATGTTGAAAAAGCAGGGTTACATAAATCTTTGGAAAGTTCTGAAATAAGAGCTATGGTTACTGCATTTGGAACAAGTATAGGAGAAACTTTTGATATAGCTAAATTGAGATATGGAAAAATAATCCTTATGACAGATGCTGATGTTGATGGTGCACATATAAGAACATTGATTTTAACTTTTCTATATAGATATATGAAAGATTTAATTACTGAAGGAAATGTCTATATTGCTTGTCCTCCACTATATAAGGTAGCATCAGGAAAACAAATAATTTATGCCTATAATGATTTAGAATTAAAAAATGTTTTAGGTCAGATGAATCAAGAAAATAAAAAATACACTATTCAGAGATATAAAGGGCTTGGAGAAATGAATCCCGAACAACTTTGGGAAACAACTATGAATCCAGATGGAAGATTACTTCTAAAAGTTTCAATAGATAATGCAA encodes the following:
- the gyrB gene encoding DNA topoisomerase (ATP-hydrolyzing) subunit B translates to MSYEAQNITVLEGLEAVRKRPGMYIGTTSERGLHHLVWEIVDNSVDEALAGYCDKIEVKILPENIIEVVDNGRGIPTDIHPKYGKSALEIVLTVLHAGGKFENDNYKVSGGLHGVGVSVVNALSEWLEVEVRKNGTVHYQKYRRGKPEEDVKIIGTCDENEHGTIVRFKADTEIFETLIYNYFTLSNRLKELAYLNRGLTIILSDLRKDEKKEEIYKFDGGILDFLNEIVKEDTTIIEKPFYVSSEQDNVGVDVTFTYTTSQNEVIYSFVNNINTHEGGTHVQGFRTALTKVINDVGKAQGLLKDKDGKLMGNDIREGVVGIVSTKIPQPQFEGQTKGKLGNSEVSGIVNTIVSNSLKIFLEDNPNITKIIIEKILNSKKAREAAQKARELVLRKSVLEVGSLPGKLADCTSKKAEECEIFIVEGDSAGGSAKQGRDRYNQAILPLRGKIINVEKAGLHKSLESSEIRAMVTAFGTSIGETFDIAKLRYGKIILMTDADVDGAHIRTLILTFLYRYMKDLITEGNVYIACPPLYKVASGKQIIYAYNDLELKNVLGQMNQENKKYTIQRYKGLGEMNPEQLWETTMNPDGRLLLKVSIDNAREADILFDKLMGDKVEPRREFIEEHAEYVKNIDI
- the recF gene encoding DNA replication/repair protein RecF (All proteins in this family for which functions are known are DNA-binding proteins that assist the filamentation of RecA onto DNA for the initiation of recombination or recombinational repair.), with translation MKISNITYLNFRNLENSSIDLSDKINIFYGKNAQGKTSLLEAIYYSSTGISFKTKKTSEMIKYNFDEFISSISYQDYIANNKISVRFKNITGAKKEFFFNKKRISQTDFYGKINIIAYIPEDIILINGSPKHRRDFFDIEISQIDKEYLTNLKNYDKLLKIRNKYLKENKRNSEEFAIYEKEFIKYASRIIFTRIEYVKSLSIILNLQYRKLFNIKQELNLKYETTLDKIQKVTVEMIQESLKKEILQKKYQEDRYKFSLVGPHKDDYKFLLNGHEAKISASQGEKKSIIFSLKLSEIEIIKKNRKENPVVIIDDITSYFDEDRRKSILDFFNKRDIQVLISSTDKLDIEAKNFYVEKGIIEDESNINK